A window of the Caldicellulosiruptoraceae bacterium PP1 genome harbors these coding sequences:
- a CDS encoding type II toxin-antitoxin system RelE/ParE family toxin, protein MKYEIRFLPLASEDLSNIVYHIADELKEPKAAMDLINALDTSISRLAQFPYSCRIYQPEKPLENEYRILPVRNYLVFYVVKEQVVEIYRVIYAKMDLSKVIK, encoded by the coding sequence ATGAAGTATGAAATTAGATTCCTGCCTTTGGCAAGTGAAGATTTATCTAATATTGTGTATCATATTGCAGATGAGTTAAAAGAACCAAAGGCAGCAATGGATTTAATTAATGCATTGGATACTTCAATATCAAGGCTTGCACAGTTTCCATATTCATGTAGGATATATCAGCCTGAAAAACCTCTTGAAAATGAATATAGAATATTACCTGTCAGAAATTATTTAGTATTTTATGTAGTTAAAGAACAGGTTGTTGAAATTTATAGAGTTATATATGCTAAAATGGATTTAAGTAAAGTCATAAAATGA
- a CDS encoding type II toxin-antitoxin system Phd/YefM family antitoxin has protein sequence MPHIRPVSDLRNNFAEISRIVHETQEPVFLTKNGYGDMVVMSMEAYEHKHFESEIYFKLKEAELEAKSTDKRFSHEEVFNELRARLANKVESDEV, from the coding sequence ATGCCACATATTAGACCAGTATCAGATTTAAGAAATAATTTTGCTGAAATATCAAGGATTGTCCATGAAACTCAAGAACCAGTATTTTTGACCAAGAATGGTTATGGTGATATGGTTGTTATGAGTATGGAAGCTTATGAACACAAACATTTTGAAAGTGAAATTTACTTTAAGCTGAAAGAAGCCGAGCTGGAAGCAAAATCAACCGATAAACGTTTTTCACATGAAGAAGTATTTAATGAATTAAGGGCAAGGCTTGCGAATAAGGTGGAATCTGATGAAGTATGA
- a CDS encoding type II toxin-antitoxin system RelE/ParE family toxin — MEKKVQYKVIVSDRARQMLAGHVQFLAEKSPTAARKVKNDLMDAIQSLSIMPEQFPFLTAEFIPPNKYHKMLVEKYYLVLYQIRDQIVYVDYIVDCRQDYWWLVR; from the coding sequence ATGGAAAAGAAGGTTCAATATAAGGTGATTGTTTCCGATCGTGCCCGCCAAATGTTAGCAGGACATGTACAGTTTTTAGCAGAGAAAAGTCCTACTGCTGCTCGTAAAGTAAAAAACGATCTAATGGATGCTATTCAATCTCTTTCTATAATGCCTGAACAATTCCCATTTCTTACTGCAGAATTTATTCCACCTAATAAATATCATAAGATGTTAGTTGAAAAATATTATCTTGTATTATACCAGATCAGGGATCAGATAGTATATGTTGATTATATTGTGGATTGCAGGCAGGATTATTGGTGGCTGGTACGGTAA
- a CDS encoding type II toxin-antitoxin system prevent-host-death family antitoxin, producing MLIKPSASIRQNYNEIAVLCKSTGEPVFLTKNGEGDLVVMDIEAFTRREKMLKLREELLAVEEDRLAGRVGVTPDELSSYLDSIIDEVEHGKEGSI from the coding sequence ATGCTGATTAAACCGTCCGCAAGCATCAGGCAAAACTACAATGAAATTGCGGTTTTGTGCAAGTCTACCGGAGAACCTGTTTTTCTTACAAAAAACGGCGAAGGAGATCTTGTCGTCATGGATATAGAAGCGTTTACCCGCCGCGAAAAAATGTTGAAGCTACGTGAAGAACTGTTAGCTGTTGAGGAAGACCGTCTGGCAGGGCGTGTTGGAGTTACGCCGGATGAACTGAGTAGCTATCTGGATAGTATTATTGATGAGGTGGAGCATGGAAAAGAAGGTTCAATATAA
- the gtfA gene encoding sucrose phosphorylase, with product MAVKNKVQLITYPDSLGGDLKQLNRILNKYFLDVFKGGVHILPPYPSSGDRGFAPLTYFEIEPSFGTWDDISSIGERFDILLDLMVNHISKQSEYFQDFLKKGRKSEYADMFITLDKIWKDGNPVQDDINKIFLRRPRPYSIFKIEETGEEEKVWTTFGKQDPSEQIDLDVKSEKVKQLFKDIFENFSKNNVKIVRLDAVGYVIKKLGTSCFFVEPEIYEFLNWIKKMADSYGIELLPEVHSHYSIQYKLAEHGFWIYDFILPYTVLYTMLNKTNEKLYQYLKNRPAKQFTMLDCHDGIPIKPDTDGLIDTKEAREVVDICVKRGANLSLILSDEHKSEDGFDVHQIRCSYYSILDCDDNAYLAARAIQFFTPGIPQVYYVGLLAGENDFEAVKRTGEGREINRHNFSVEEVEQSLKKDVVQRLIKLIKFRNEYEAFDGEFVIEDCPKDEIRLSWHKDNKFCRLIIDLKTNKTVIRYINDNSKEEEYLV from the coding sequence ATGGCAGTTAAGAATAAAGTACAGCTTATCACTTATCCTGACTCTTTAGGAGGGGACTTAAAGCAACTTAACAGAATACTTAATAAATATTTTTTAGATGTATTCAAAGGTGGGGTTCACATTTTACCACCATATCCGTCATCTGGGGACAGAGGATTTGCTCCATTGACCTATTTTGAAATAGAACCATCATTTGGTACATGGGATGATATAAGTAGTATTGGAGAGAGGTTTGACATACTACTTGATTTAATGGTAAATCACATTTCAAAGCAGTCAGAATACTTTCAGGATTTCTTAAAAAAAGGTAGAAAATCTGAATATGCAGATATGTTTATTACATTGGACAAAATCTGGAAAGATGGAAATCCTGTTCAAGATGATATAAACAAAATTTTCTTAAGAAGACCGCGTCCATATTCAATATTTAAGATAGAGGAAACAGGTGAAGAAGAAAAGGTTTGGACTACATTTGGTAAACAAGACCCTTCAGAACAAATTGACCTGGATGTGAAATCTGAAAAAGTAAAACAGCTTTTCAAAGATATATTCGAGAATTTTAGCAAAAATAATGTCAAGATAGTAAGACTTGATGCAGTAGGATACGTAATTAAAAAGCTTGGAACAAGTTGCTTTTTTGTAGAGCCAGAAATATATGAATTCCTTAATTGGATTAAGAAAATGGCAGACTCATATGGGATTGAGCTTCTGCCTGAGGTTCATTCACATTATTCAATACAATATAAATTAGCTGAACATGGCTTTTGGATTTATGATTTTATATTACCTTATACTGTTTTATATACAATGTTGAACAAAACTAATGAAAAACTATACCAATACCTAAAAAACCGCCCCGCAAAACAATTTACTATGCTTGATTGCCATGATGGCATTCCTATAAAACCTGATACAGATGGTTTAATTGATACTAAAGAAGCAAGAGAAGTAGTTGATATTTGTGTAAAAAGAGGTGCAAACCTTAGCTTAATATTATCAGATGAACATAAATCAGAAGATGGGTTTGATGTTCATCAAATCAGGTGTTCATATTATTCTATCCTTGACTGTGATGACAATGCATATTTGGCAGCAAGAGCCATACAATTTTTCACACCAGGGATACCACAGGTGTATTATGTAGGATTATTAGCAGGAGAGAATGATTTTGAGGCTGTAAAAAGGACAGGTGAGGGTAGGGAAATTAACCGTCATAATTTTAGTGTAGAAGAGGTTGAACAATCATTAAAAAAGGATGTTGTTCAAAGACTAATAAAACTAATTAAATTCAGGAATGAATATGAAGCCTTTGATGGAGAATTTGTAATTGAGGATTGTCCTAAAGATGAAATTAGGCTTTCTTGGCATAAAGACAATAAATTCTGCCGACTAATTATAGACCTAAAAACAAATAAGACAGTTATAAGATATATCAATGATAATAGCAAAGAAGAAGAGTATTTAGTGTAA
- a CDS encoding helix-turn-helix domain-containing protein produces the protein MAHNNNTTRRRKFKHLSEAERGTIEKLIEVGLSIREIAKRFMTIYFSFS, from the coding sequence ATGGCTCATAATAATAATACCACAAGAAGAAGAAAGTTTAAACATCTAAGTGAAGCTGAACGAGGAACGATAGAAAAGCTAATAGAAGTAGGACTAAGCATAAGAGAAATAGCAAAAAGATTTATGACAATATATTTCAGTTTCTCTTAA
- a CDS encoding type II toxin-antitoxin system HicA family toxin, with translation MKPKELIKILKAEGWNIDRIQGSHYILKHPSKPGRPVIPYHNKDLKPGILNSILKQTGLK, from the coding sequence ATGAAACCAAAGGAGTTAATAAAGATACTGAAAGCTGAAGGATGGAACATAGATAGAATACAAGGTTCTCATTACATTCTAAAACATCCAAGCAAACCTGGAAGGCCTGTAATCCCCTACCACAATAAAGATCTAAAACCGGGAATTCTAAACAGTATCCTCAAACAAACAGGGTTAAAATAA
- a CDS encoding type II toxin-antitoxin system HicB family antitoxin encodes MAKYVYPAIFQTEDVGGYSVSFPDLLGCNTEGDSLEEAIEMARDALGLYIYSLEEDKVPIPIPSKPEQIQTMPGQFVTLIDIDMIEYRKKHDNRSVKKTLTIPAWLNTIAENNNINFSQILQNALIEHLNLKDIQK; translated from the coding sequence ATGGCTAAGTATGTTTATCCAGCAATATTTCAAACAGAAGATGTAGGTGGTTACTCTGTATCATTCCCTGACCTTTTAGGGTGTAATACAGAAGGAGACAGCCTTGAAGAAGCGATAGAAATGGCCAGAGACGCTTTAGGCCTTTATATTTACTCTCTTGAAGAAGATAAAGTACCAATACCAATTCCCTCTAAGCCTGAGCAAATACAAACAATGCCCGGGCAATTTGTTACTTTAATTGATATTGATATGATAGAGTATCGCAAAAAACATGATAATCGTTCAGTTAAAAAAACACTTACTATACCAGCTTGGTTAAATACTATTGCAGAAAATAATAATATTAACTTTTCTCAGATTTTACAAAATGCCTTAATTGAACATCTCAACTTAAAAGATATACAAAAATAA
- a CDS encoding alpha-L-rhamnosidase C-terminal domain-containing protein: protein MNITFKSSYLVATAFYAYSTWILSNAAKVLGYENDFIEYSKLYRNIIEEFRKEFVSPNGRLISNTQTAYILALMFDLLEEKHIKRNVDVLIKLLEENKYYLTTGFVGTPYLCHVLTKYGRNDIALKLLLQKDYPSWLYQVTKAATTIWEHWDGIKEDGSFWSADMNSFNHYAYGSIGEWMYKVIGGLDLIEPGYKKILIAPYFEYFDYVKLRYKSIYGDIIVDWDRDDKKITLKVKVPVNTQAEIVLEGIVKDTLKGIKNEGVLDISNEDDVYKILVGSGSFEFEFEKLK, encoded by the coding sequence ATGAATATAACATTCAAAAGTAGCTATTTAGTAGCGACAGCATTTTATGCATATTCTACTTGGATACTTTCAAATGCTGCAAAGGTATTAGGATATGAAAATGATTTTATAGAGTATTCTAAACTTTATAGAAATATTATTGAGGAATTTAGGAAAGAATTTGTTTCCCCTAATGGTAGACTTATTTCAAATACACAGACAGCATATATTTTGGCATTGATGTTTGATTTGTTAGAAGAAAAACATATTAAGAGAAATGTGGATGTACTAATAAAACTTTTAGAAGAAAATAAGTATTATCTAACAACTGGTTTTGTAGGCACTCCGTATCTTTGCCATGTATTAACTAAATATGGAAGAAATGATATAGCTCTAAAGTTATTACTACAAAAAGATTATCCTTCTTGGCTATATCAGGTTACAAAAGCTGCAACAACAATATGGGAGCATTGGGATGGTATTAAGGAGGATGGCAGCTTTTGGAGTGCTGACATGAATTCATTCAATCACTATGCATATGGTTCTATTGGCGAATGGATGTATAAGGTTATTGGGGGATTAGATTTAATTGAGCCGGGATATAAAAAGATTTTAATTGCCCCATATTTTGAATATTTTGATTATGTAAAATTAAGATATAAATCAATCTATGGAGATATTATTGTAGATTGGGACAGAGATGACAAAAAAATAACATTAAAAGTAAAAGTACCTGTAAATACACAAGCCGAGATTGTTTTAGAGGGCATAGTAAAAGATACATTAAAAGGTATTAAAAATGAAGGGGTATTAGATATTTCTAATGAAGATGACGTATATAAAATATTAGTAGGTTCTGGAAGTTTTGAATTTGAGTTTGAGAAACTAAAATGA
- a CDS encoding MBL fold metallo-hydrolase, translated as MRNFFEVFNVVENIYHIKDRLNVFVTLIVGKDEAILLDTSYGMGNLRRFIDEFIDLPYKVINSHGHVDHASGNYQFDEVFIHKEDIELCLDHTSEEKRMQRLTLAKEEGISIEQDENEYLKGGPGNLKEIDEGTVFNLGGITVEVIGMPGHTRGSIGLFIKERKLLLTGDAANPFLWLFDKYAANLSAYINTLRKIKELDFNYFLTSHNLDLLPKRRIDDFLECALNIDINKSKPFDHPFFKEYNAYVYNHGNLDFNHPNFASIVFSPEKLK; from the coding sequence ATGAGAAATTTTTTTGAAGTTTTTAATGTAGTTGAGAACATATATCATATTAAAGATAGGTTAAATGTTTTTGTTACACTAATTGTAGGGAAAGATGAGGCTATTCTATTAGATACTTCATACGGAATGGGTAATTTAAGAAGATTTATTGACGAATTTATTGACCTGCCTTATAAGGTTATAAATTCGCATGGGCATGTTGACCATGCATCAGGAAATTATCAATTTGATGAGGTTTTTATACATAAGGAAGACATTGAACTTTGTTTGGATCATACTTCAGAAGAAAAAAGGATGCAAAGACTCACTTTAGCTAAAGAAGAAGGAATTTCTATTGAACAGGACGAAAACGAATATTTAAAAGGTGGTCCTGGTAACCTAAAAGAAATAGATGAGGGAACAGTATTTAATTTAGGTGGTATAACTGTTGAAGTAATAGGAATGCCGGGACATACAAGAGGTTCGATAGGATTATTTATAAAAGAAAGGAAGCTATTATTAACAGGTGATGCAGCAAATCCATTTTTGTGGTTATTTGATAAATATGCAGCAAACTTAAGTGCGTATATTAACACTTTACGAAAGATTAAAGAATTAGACTTTAATTATTTCCTTACATCTCATAACCTAGACTTATTACCCAAAAGAAGGATTGATGATTTCTTAGAATGTGCTTTAAATATTGATATAAATAAATCAAAACCATTTGATCATCCATTTTTTAAAGAATATAATGCATATGTTTATAACCATGGAAACTTAGATTTTAATCATCCAAACTTTGCTTCAATAGTATTTTCACCTGAGAAGTTAAAATAA
- a CDS encoding helix-turn-helix domain-containing protein has protein sequence MFIPNLMNKSKTDSDYKVNYIYETIEFSNNLPMRMFVHSVNYVQNHWHESIELLFILSGTVNIVVDGNRYELKEEDIILINSNEIHTTILSGDNNLILVLQISPDFIKENCSNSDNIIFNCKSFLYNQEEQHNFNIIRKILAEMMWFKIKDQEGYELKVKSLLLNLVYILIKYFKVTEKRINKQDNSKKFLERLTRIINYIDENYNKDISLQDIADKEYLTIHYLSKFFKKYVGITIGDYINKKRLEHAVKDIIFTDLPIIQIALNNGFPNEKSFLNIFKEYYNITPSQYRKNSQGFLKSSITEGNKIANYFEVDNTNVYKALFKYLNLTDSSIEDDKGTIKITNEIDLQKHPEKIYHKWKTLLTVGKAKDILFAEVQRQLQIIQKEIGFKYIRFHGIFDDEMMVYNEDQNNNPIFNFSYIDRVIDFILSIGLKPFIELGFMPSKLAKTNNTIFYRKSIISMPYDINKWNLLIKEFINHLIFMYGKKEIEKWYFEVWNEADFTNLFWFDKEEDYFILYKNTYDTLKSISKDLKVGGSSFVRIDDENFTWVRDFIKYCLENSCKPDFITYHCYPLRTGYITKTDISMSLISENENYLSDFINRINLLLKEYNMENIDKYITEWNSTTWHRDLTNDTCYKAAFITKNITQNMDKVEGLGYWTFTDFIEEIHVPKETFHGGLGFFTINGIKKAGYYAYWLLNKLGTKVIDSGEYYYVTSSCKGYQVLLFNYCHFDKLYCNRDLSNINIRERYNVFKDNFYKEINLSLKGFKSGKYNIRKYYVNQNHGSAFDTWIKMGAPEYFTKEEIEYINNKSQPLIVTLIQDIEQEYLITEKMSPHEVILYEFNIL, from the coding sequence GTGTTTATACCAAATTTAATGAATAAATCTAAAACAGATAGTGATTATAAAGTAAACTATATATATGAAACTATTGAATTTAGCAATAACCTTCCAATGAGAATGTTTGTACATAGCGTTAATTATGTCCAAAACCATTGGCATGAAAGTATTGAGCTTTTATTTATCTTGTCTGGAACAGTAAACATAGTAGTTGATGGAAATAGATATGAACTCAAAGAAGAAGATATAATACTTATAAACTCAAATGAAATACATACAACAATTCTTTCTGGAGATAATAACCTTATTTTGGTATTACAAATTTCACCTGATTTTATTAAAGAGAATTGCTCTAACAGTGATAATATTATTTTTAATTGCAAATCATTTTTATACAACCAAGAAGAACAACACAATTTTAATATAATTAGAAAAATATTAGCAGAGATGATGTGGTTTAAAATTAAGGACCAAGAAGGGTATGAGCTTAAAGTCAAAAGCCTTTTACTAAATTTAGTATACATATTAATAAAATACTTTAAGGTTACCGAAAAGAGAATAAATAAGCAAGATAATAGTAAAAAATTTTTGGAAAGATTAACAAGAATTATAAACTATATTGATGAAAACTATAATAAGGATATTTCGCTTCAGGATATAGCTGATAAAGAGTATTTAACAATTCATTATCTATCCAAGTTTTTTAAAAAATATGTTGGTATAACAATTGGAGATTATATTAATAAAAAAAGGTTAGAACATGCAGTAAAAGATATTATTTTTACTGATTTACCTATTATTCAAATAGCTCTTAATAATGGATTCCCAAATGAAAAATCATTTTTAAATATATTTAAGGAATATTATAATATTACTCCAAGCCAATATAGAAAGAACTCACAAGGGTTTTTAAAATCGTCTATTACTGAAGGTAATAAGATTGCAAATTATTTTGAAGTGGATAATACAAATGTTTATAAGGCACTTTTTAAGTATTTAAACTTAACTGATAGCTCAATTGAGGATGATAAAGGAACTATTAAGATTACAAATGAGATAGATTTACAAAAACATCCCGAAAAGATATACCATAAATGGAAGACACTTCTTACAGTCGGAAAAGCAAAAGATATACTTTTTGCAGAAGTTCAAAGACAGTTACAAATAATTCAAAAAGAAATTGGCTTTAAGTATATAAGATTCCATGGAATTTTTGATGATGAAATGATGGTTTATAATGAAGACCAAAATAATAATCCAATATTTAATTTTTCATATATTGATAGAGTGATTGATTTTATATTAAGTATTGGATTAAAGCCTTTTATAGAGCTTGGATTTATGCCTTCAAAACTTGCAAAAACCAATAATACCATATTTTATAGAAAAAGTATAATTAGTATGCCATATGATATTAACAAATGGAATTTACTAATAAAGGAATTTATTAATCATTTAATTTTTATGTATGGGAAAAAAGAAATAGAAAAGTGGTATTTTGAAGTTTGGAACGAGGCTGATTTTACTAATTTATTTTGGTTTGATAAAGAGGAAGACTACTTTATATTATATAAAAATACCTATGATACATTAAAATCAATTTCAAAAGATTTAAAAGTAGGTGGGTCGTCTTTTGTAAGGATTGATGATGAAAATTTCACATGGGTCAGAGATTTTATTAAATATTGTTTGGAAAACTCTTGTAAACCTGATTTTATAACTTATCATTGTTATCCTCTTAGAACTGGTTACATAACAAAGACAGATATCTCTATGTCTCTTATTTCAGAGAATGAAAACTATTTATCTGATTTTATAAATAGGATTAATTTATTATTAAAAGAATATAACATGGAAAATATAGATAAATATATTACAGAATGGAATTCTACAACATGGCATAGAGATCTCACTAATGATACATGTTATAAAGCAGCCTTTATAACAAAAAATATTACTCAGAATATGGACAAAGTTGAGGGTTTAGGATATTGGACATTTACTGATTTTATAGAAGAAATTCATGTTCCAAAGGAAACATTTCATGGGGGGTTAGGTTTTTTTACTATTAATGGAATTAAAAAAGCAGGGTATTATGCTTATTGGCTATTAAATAAATTAGGTACCAAGGTAATAGATTCAGGTGAATATTATTATGTTACATCCAGTTGTAAAGGCTATCAGGTATTACTTTTCAATTATTGCCATTTTGATAAGCTATATTGTAATAGAGACCTTTCAAATATAAATATTCGGGAAAGGTATAATGTATTTAAAGATAACTTCTATAAAGAGATAAATTTATCACTAAAAGGTTTTAAAAGCGGAAAATACAATATTCGAAAGTATTATGTCAATCAAAATCATGGTAGTGCATTTGACACATGGATTAAAATGGGGGCTCCAGAGTATTTTACAAAAGAGGAAATCGAATATATAAATAATAAATCTCAACCACTAATAGTTACATTAATACAAGATATTGAACAAGAATATTTGATAACAGAAAAGATGTCTCCACATGAGGTTATCTTATATGAGTTTAACATTTTATGA
- a CDS encoding methyl-accepting chemotaxis protein, with translation MDNKIKLFVFLKDIKKSKLTRKFVIFIIALILIPIIIIDAVAVTMSYNSLVNKTKDSIFSAVKSSADYYDSSLKFTQDMSLQIVTNDMFIKYYSSNLINTEEERENAQKNVQKLVSNVQVINKFCSGVYILTDDQTSILYPNDFTYALDFTKIKNSKWYKEIIEKEGEPLWVDKHYDNFDSVLKENNMELSSYASSLGRSFNDNSTNAVKGVLLIDISEEALKESLNRNKLSKNGYVAIITPSGKIITPSDMKNRIMLGKDILSRINNKIKNKKGEGTFNYNISNNNILINYTISNQSGWKYIGVVPLSDIVSSAKWLMLIIILVTLVFTLLALIIGIYFVINITNDIKTVTNALSVAASGNLTMKIDVKRDDEIGELSNSYNKMAVNIRELILKGKEMINKANFTISSLVSISDENTKASNEIAKAIQNIAQGAGEQADDASKILENVSNFSQRINSVVKASSEMDKLSNNISNMSINGMHVVETLNIKTDENYKLTTNLINITKMLGDHTKSIGKIIQLLSSISEQTKLLALNASIEAAKAGDYGRGFAVVATEIRKLADQSKNSTKDIEDLLKKIINQTKEAEIAASNVETIINDQTKSVLNVSESFNTISKSIIDLSNKIAEIYKDIKAIDNDKDMITKGIESISSISEETAASTQEVAASTQEQLAAIEELSSIAESLQVLSKELESAMEVFKV, from the coding sequence TTGGATAATAAGATTAAACTTTTTGTTTTTTTAAAAGATATCAAGAAAAGTAAACTCACAAGAAAATTTGTAATATTTATTATAGCACTTATTCTAATACCAATAATAATTATTGATGCAGTTGCAGTTACAATGTCATATAATTCTCTTGTTAATAAAACAAAGGATAGTATATTTTCAGCAGTCAAATCATCAGCAGATTATTACGATTCAAGTTTAAAGTTTACACAAGATATGTCACTTCAGATAGTAACAAATGATATGTTTATTAAATATTATTCTTCAAATCTTATCAATACAGAAGAAGAAAGAGAAAACGCACAAAAAAATGTTCAAAAATTAGTTAGTAATGTACAAGTCATAAATAAATTCTGTTCTGGTGTTTATATTTTGACAGACGACCAAACTTCTATATTATACCCTAATGATTTTACATATGCACTTGATTTTACAAAAATAAAGAATTCAAAATGGTATAAAGAAATAATAGAAAAAGAGGGAGAACCTTTATGGGTAGACAAGCATTATGATAATTTTGATAGTGTTTTAAAAGAAAATAATATGGAACTATCTTCTTATGCATCTTCATTAGGTAGATCATTTAATGATAATTCTACAAATGCAGTAAAAGGTGTTTTATTAATAGATATTAGCGAAGAAGCTTTAAAAGAATCATTAAATAGAAATAAACTATCAAAAAACGGATATGTAGCAATTATAACTCCAAGTGGAAAGATAATAACTCCAAGTGATATGAAAAATAGAATAATGCTTGGAAAAGATATATTATCAAGAATTAATAATAAAATAAAGAACAAAAAAGGAGAAGGAACATTTAACTATAATATTAGTAATAATAATATCTTAATAAATTATACTATATCAAATCAAAGTGGTTGGAAGTATATTGGTGTTGTACCTCTTTCGGACATAGTATCATCAGCAAAATGGCTTATGCTAATAATAATATTAGTAACATTAGTATTTACATTATTAGCTCTAATTATAGGTATATATTTCGTTATAAATATTACAAATGATATAAAGACAGTAACAAACGCTTTAAGTGTAGCAGCTTCAGGTAATTTAACAATGAAGATTGATGTAAAAAGAGATGATGAGATAGGAGAACTATCAAATAGTTATAACAAAATGGCTGTAAATATAAGAGAGTTAATCTTAAAAGGCAAAGAAATGATTAATAAGGCTAATTTTACAATTTCATCACTTGTTTCAATTTCAGATGAAAATACAAAGGCATCTAATGAAATTGCAAAAGCTATACAAAATATAGCTCAAGGTGCTGGTGAACAAGCCGATGATGCAAGTAAAATATTAGAAAATGTATCAAACTTTAGTCAAAGGATAAATTCGGTCGTAAAAGCATCAAGTGAAATGGATAAACTATCTAATAACATATCTAATATGTCAATTAACGGTATGCATGTAGTTGAGACATTAAACATTAAAACAGATGAAAATTATAAATTAACAACTAATCTAATAAATATTACAAAAATGCTTGGTGATCATACAAAATCAATAGGGAAAATAATACAGTTATTAAGTAGCATATCAGAACAGACAAAACTTTTAGCATTAAATGCATCGATAGAAGCAGCAAAAGCTGGTGATTATGGACGAGGCTTTGCAGTTGTGGCAACAGAAATAAGAAAATTAGCTGATCAATCAAAAAACTCAACAAAAGATATAGAGGATTTATTGAAAAAAATTATAAATCAGACAAAAGAAGCAGAAATAGCAGCATCAAATGTTGAAACAATAATAAATGACCAGACAAAATCAGTATTAAATGTATCTGAATCATTTAATACAATTTCAAAATCAATAATTGATTTATCAAATAAAATAGCAGAAATATATAAAGATATTAAAGCAATTGATAATGACAAAGATATGATAACAAAAGGAATTGAAAGTATCTCATCAATTTCAGAAGAAACAGCAGCCTCAACACAGGAGGTTGCAGCCTCAACGCAAGAGCAGTTAGCAGCAATTGAGGAATTAAGTAGTATTGCTGAGAGTTTACAAGTTCTTTCTAAAGAACTTGAGAGTGCTATGGAGGTATTTAAGGTATAA